From a region of the Pseudomonas fulva 12-X genome:
- a CDS encoding adenylyltransferase/cytidyltransferase family protein — protein MQPNPLQCFAAGHLQPTPQRFALAVYGGAFDPPHAGHASVIRRVLDSCEQVLVVPSYRHADAKRMADFDLRCAWVERLAARFGDRVRCCSLERELGADGRVIYSYDLLGCLAERYGLPSERLALVIGEDNLTRLKTFHRAAELRQRFGLVVADEEMTVHSSAIRAMIAAGHAIPEAWQLPEIETDMAIYRSAM, from the coding sequence ATGCAGCCAAATCCTCTGCAGTGTTTCGCCGCCGGCCACCTGCAGCCGACGCCGCAACGCTTCGCGCTGGCCGTCTATGGCGGCGCTTTCGATCCGCCCCATGCCGGCCACGCCAGCGTGATCCGCCGCGTGCTCGACAGCTGCGAGCAGGTGCTGGTGGTGCCGAGCTACCGACACGCCGACGCCAAGCGCATGGCCGACTTCGACCTGCGCTGCGCCTGGGTCGAGCGCCTGGCAGCACGCTTCGGTGATCGGGTACGCTGCTGCAGCCTGGAGCGCGAACTGGGCGCCGATGGCCGGGTGATCTACAGCTACGACCTGCTCGGCTGCCTGGCCGAACGATACGGACTGCCGAGCGAGCGCCTGGCACTGGTGATCGGTGAAGACAACCTCACCCGGCTCAAGACATTCCACCGCGCCGCCGAGCTGCGTCAGCGCTTCGGGCTGGTGGTCGCCGACGAGGAGATGACCGTGCACAGCAGCGCGATCCGCGCGATGATCGCCGCCGGACACGCGATTCCCGAGGCCTGGCAGTTGCCGGAAATTGAGACTGATATGGCGATTTACAGGAGTGCGATGTGA
- a CDS encoding FMN-dependent NADH-azoreductase, whose amino-acid sequence MKRILLLECSPYQQQAHGSQLARRLIATRWPDAELVERNLVGEPPPPLAADYAAALTGNAPLDDAAFACSEALIAELEASDCLIIVTPMHNFTVPAALKLWIDYVLRIHRSFAVTPQGKVGLLQDRPTLVLVSAGGFYQGPRARQPDFLTAYLRHVLSTLGITEVAFVHLQGLAHGRDAVQAALDDALPQLQRTTSFYFDSAMEIAP is encoded by the coding sequence ATGAAGCGCATCCTGCTGCTCGAGTGCAGCCCTTATCAACAGCAGGCCCACGGCAGCCAGCTGGCACGCCGGCTGATCGCCACGCGTTGGCCTGATGCCGAGCTGGTCGAACGCAATCTGGTTGGCGAGCCGCCGCCACCGCTGGCTGCCGACTATGCCGCCGCGTTGACCGGCAATGCGCCGCTCGACGATGCGGCCTTCGCCTGCTCCGAAGCGCTGATCGCCGAGCTGGAGGCCAGCGATTGCCTGATCATCGTCACGCCGATGCACAACTTCACGGTGCCTGCCGCGCTCAAGCTGTGGATCGATTACGTGCTGCGCATTCATCGCAGTTTCGCCGTCACGCCCCAGGGCAAAGTCGGTTTGCTGCAGGACCGGCCAACTCTGGTGCTGGTCAGCGCCGGCGGCTTCTATCAGGGTCCGCGTGCCCGGCAGCCGGACTTTCTCACCGCCTATCTGCGTCATGTGCTGAGTACCCTGGGAATTACCGAGGTGGCCTTCGTCCACCTGCAGGGCCTGGCCCACGGCCGCGACGCGGTGCAGGCGGCCCTCGACGACGCACTACCGCAATTGCAACGCACCACCAGCTTCTATTTCGACTCAGCTATGGAGATTGCCCCATGA
- a CDS encoding NUDIX hydrolase: MSSAEVLASVDLIALRMDAESRQLHVLLHRREREPFLGQWALPGVIVNGSTRDANLEAAAHRVLRDKAQVLPRHLEQVGTEGSAERDPRGWSMSTYYLALLAPDTETADDGLRFAPLDEVLDGRLALPFDHSQLVRLSIERLAGKSVYTSLPLYLAPPRFTVLDALNAAQACLGTTINNTSLRKRLEKMKDAGWIRDTGEKNFPKMGRPQQLWELTEEAEGVFVFDRSLLADRAGS, from the coding sequence GTGAGTTCTGCTGAAGTATTGGCCAGTGTCGATCTGATTGCCCTGCGTATGGATGCCGAGAGCCGCCAGTTGCACGTGCTGCTGCACCGCCGCGAGCGCGAGCCGTTTCTGGGCCAGTGGGCGCTGCCGGGGGTGATCGTCAATGGCAGCACCCGCGACGCCAACCTGGAAGCCGCCGCCCACCGCGTGCTGCGCGACAAGGCCCAGGTATTGCCGAGGCATCTTGAGCAAGTCGGCACCGAAGGCAGCGCCGAGCGTGACCCACGCGGCTGGTCGATGAGCACCTATTACCTGGCCCTGCTGGCGCCGGATACCGAAACCGCCGATGACGGCCTGCGCTTCGCCCCGCTCGACGAAGTGCTCGATGGGCGCCTCGCCCTGCCCTTCGACCACAGCCAGCTGGTGCGTTTGAGCATCGAGCGCCTGGCCGGAAAATCCGTCTACACCAGCCTGCCGCTGTACCTGGCGCCGCCACGCTTCACCGTGCTCGATGCCCTGAACGCCGCCCAGGCCTGCCTGGGCACGACGATCAATAACACCTCACTGCGCAAGCGCCTGGAAAAGATGAAGGACGCCGGCTGGATTCGCGACACCGGCGAAAAGAACTTCCCGAAGATGGGCCGACCCCAGCAATTGTGGGAGCTGACCGAAGAGGCCGAAGGGGTATTCGTGTTCGACCGGAGCCTGTTGGCGGATCGAGCGGGTAGTTGA
- a CDS encoding DctP family TRAP transporter solute-binding subunit — MKITGFFAAVAATAALCVGSAAQAREYSVSTVLSDAFPWGQAAQKWADLVNERSEGRITLRVYPNAQLVTGDQTKEFSAMRSGLIDMAVGSTINWSPQVPELNLFSLPFLMKDNADLDAITHGEAGKLAFAAIEKRGIVPLAWGENGFRQLSNSTKPVRTPADLKGLKIRVVGSPLFQDTFTALGANPTQMSWADAKPALTTGAVDGQENPLSVFDVARIDQAGQKYLTRWNYMADPLIFAVNQRIWKELPEADRELLALAARDAGEWEVKLSRDAEAKRLADIRERGVELIELSDAEHQAFVDATRSVQDKWAPRIGNELMEAARSAIDKP; from the coding sequence ATGAAAATCACCGGTTTCTTTGCGGCCGTGGCTGCCACCGCTGCGCTCTGTGTGGGCTCTGCCGCGCAGGCGCGTGAATATTCCGTCTCCACCGTATTGTCCGACGCCTTCCCATGGGGCCAGGCCGCGCAGAAGTGGGCCGATCTGGTCAACGAGCGCTCCGAAGGGCGCATCACCCTGCGCGTCTATCCCAACGCGCAACTGGTCACGGGCGATCAGACCAAGGAGTTCTCCGCCATGCGCTCGGGCCTGATCGATATGGCCGTGGGCTCGACCATCAACTGGTCGCCCCAGGTGCCGGAGCTGAACCTGTTCTCCCTGCCGTTCCTGATGAAGGACAACGCCGACCTCGACGCCATCACCCACGGCGAAGCCGGCAAGCTGGCCTTCGCGGCCATCGAAAAGCGCGGCATCGTGCCGCTGGCCTGGGGCGAGAACGGTTTCCGCCAGCTGTCCAACTCGACCAAACCGGTGCGCACCCCGGCTGACCTCAAGGGCCTGAAAATCCGCGTGGTCGGCTCGCCACTTTTTCAGGACACCTTCACCGCATTGGGCGCCAACCCCACGCAGATGAGTTGGGCCGACGCCAAGCCGGCGCTGACCACCGGCGCCGTGGATGGCCAGGAAAACCCGCTGTCGGTGTTCGACGTGGCGCGCATCGACCAGGCCGGGCAGAAGTACCTGACCCGCTGGAACTACATGGCGGACCCACTGATCTTCGCCGTCAACCAGCGCATCTGGAAGGAGCTACCGGAAGCCGATCGCGAACTGCTGGCGCTGGCCGCCCGCGATGCCGGCGAATGGGAAGTGAAACTGTCTCGCGACGCCGAAGCCAAGCGCCTGGCGGACATCCGCGAGCGTGGCGTGGAGCTGATCGAGCTGAGCGATGCCGAGCACCAGGCGTTCGTCGATGCCACTCGCAGCGTGCAGGACAAGTGGGCGCCGCGTATCGGCAACGAGTTGATGGAGGCGGCGCGCAGCGCCATCGACAAGCCCTGA
- a CDS encoding carboxymuconolactone decarboxylase family protein: MSTLRLPYSQLSPNIYKGLLATKKALAASSLGLPLIELVNLRISQINGCSFCLEMHAKALRDGGTPAAKLDSLAGWRISAHFSDAERAALAWAESLTDIAHTHAPDDVFEPLKAHFTDVQISDLTYAVALMNAFNRLAVSMRQ; encoded by the coding sequence ATGAGTACCTTGCGCCTGCCTTACAGCCAACTCTCGCCCAATATCTACAAGGGCCTGTTGGCCACCAAGAAAGCCCTGGCCGCCAGCAGCCTCGGCCTGCCGCTGATCGAGCTGGTCAACCTGCGGATTTCGCAGATCAATGGCTGCTCGTTCTGCCTGGAAATGCACGCCAAGGCCCTGCGCGACGGCGGCACGCCGGCGGCGAAACTCGACAGCCTGGCCGGCTGGCGCATCAGCGCACATTTCAGCGACGCCGAACGCGCTGCCCTGGCCTGGGCCGAATCGCTCACCGACATCGCCCACACCCATGCGCCGGATGACGTGTTCGAACCGCTCAAGGCGCATTTCACCGACGTGCAGATCAGTGACCTGACCTATGCCGTCGCGCTGATGAATGCCTTCAACCGGCTGGCGGTGAGCATGCGGCAGTAG
- the pncB gene encoding nicotinate phosphoribosyltransferase, whose translation MSESVFAPSIIQNLLDTDFYKLTMMQAVLHNYPNAEVEWEFRCRSNEDLTPYLAEIRYQIEQLVNTTITVDQLAYLEKIPFIKPDFIRFLSLFRFNMRYVHVGTDDAGQLAIRVRGPWLHVILYEIPLLAIISEVRNRYRYREVVIEQVREQLYRKLDWLKGEASADELAGFQMADFGTRRRFSYRVQEEVVNILKHDFPGRFVGTSNVHLARELELRPLGTMAHEWFMAHQQLGPRLIDSQKAALECWVKEYRGLLGVALTDTIGMDSFLGDFDLYFAKLFDGLRHDSGDPLLWAEKAIAHYEKLGIDPMTKTLIFSDGLTLPKALELYRALHDRIHVSFGIGTNLTCDIPGVEPMNIVIKMIDCNGQPVAKISDTPGKTQCRDPNFVTYLKHVFRTDANQGASS comes from the coding sequence ATGAGTGAGAGCGTATTCGCCCCCAGCATCATCCAGAACCTGCTGGACACCGATTTCTACAAGCTGACCATGATGCAGGCGGTGCTGCACAACTACCCCAACGCCGAAGTGGAGTGGGAGTTTCGCTGCCGCAGCAATGAAGACCTGACGCCCTACCTGGCCGAAATCCGCTACCAGATCGAACAGCTGGTCAACACCACCATCACCGTCGACCAGCTGGCGTATCTGGAGAAGATCCCGTTCATCAAGCCGGACTTCATCCGCTTCCTCAGCTTGTTCCGCTTCAATATGCGCTACGTGCACGTCGGCACCGACGACGCCGGCCAGCTGGCGATCCGCGTGCGCGGCCCGTGGCTGCACGTGATCCTCTACGAGATCCCGTTGCTGGCGATCATCTCCGAAGTGCGCAACCGCTATCGCTACCGTGAAGTGGTGATCGAGCAGGTGCGCGAGCAGCTGTACCGCAAGCTCGACTGGCTCAAGGGCGAAGCCAGCGCCGATGAACTGGCGGGCTTCCAGATGGCCGACTTCGGCACCCGCCGGCGCTTCTCCTACCGCGTGCAGGAGGAGGTGGTGAACATCCTCAAGCACGACTTCCCGGGCCGTTTCGTCGGCACCAGCAACGTGCACCTGGCCCGCGAGCTGGAGTTGCGCCCGCTGGGTACCATGGCCCACGAATGGTTCATGGCCCACCAGCAGCTCGGCCCGCGGCTGATCGACAGCCAGAAGGCGGCGCTGGAATGCTGGGTCAAGGAATATCGCGGCCTGCTTGGGGTCGCCCTGACCGATACCATTGGCATGGACAGCTTCCTCGGCGACTTCGATCTGTACTTCGCCAAGCTGTTCGACGGCCTGCGCCACGACTCCGGCGACCCGCTGTTGTGGGCGGAAAAGGCCATCGCCCACTACGAGAAACTGGGCATCGACCCGATGACCAAGACGTTGATCTTCTCCGACGGTCTGACGCTGCCCAAGGCGCTTGAACTGTACCGCGCGCTGCATGATCGCATTCATGTCAGCTTCGGGATCGGCACCAACCTGACTTGCGACATCCCCGGTGTCGAGCCGATGAATATCGTCATCAAGATGATCGACTGCAACGGCCAGCCGGTGGCGAAGATCTCCGATACGCCGGGCAAGACCCAGTGCCGCGACCCGAATTTCGTGACCTATCTGAAACACGTGTTCCGTACCGATGCCAATCAGGGAGCCTCCTCATGA
- the nadE gene encoding ammonia-dependent NAD(+) synthetase, with the protein MSNRQAEIAKALGVIAPFTSDADVDAEIAKRIAFIKNTLTASRTKVLVLGISGGVDSSAAGRLAQLTVEQLRSETGDQAYRFVAIRLPHNVQHDESDAQAALAFIAADEVLTIDIAPAVSGLAKQIGELGELASARRDFVLGNTKARMRMLAQYTVANARNGLVIGTDHAAEAVMGFFTKFGDGACDLAPLSGLVKGQVRRIAERLGAPAAVFSKVPTADLEDERPGIPDEQVHGVSYDDIDAFLQEKPVSDTAYQAIVQTYDKTQHKRELPLVP; encoded by the coding sequence ATGAGCAATCGCCAAGCTGAAATCGCCAAAGCCCTGGGCGTGATCGCGCCCTTCACCTCGGACGCCGACGTCGACGCCGAAATCGCCAAGCGCATCGCCTTCATCAAGAACACCCTGACGGCCTCGCGCACCAAGGTGCTGGTGCTCGGCATCAGTGGCGGCGTGGACTCTTCGGCCGCTGGCCGTCTGGCCCAGCTGACCGTGGAGCAACTGCGTAGCGAAACCGGTGATCAGGCCTACCGCTTCGTCGCCATCCGCCTGCCGCACAACGTGCAGCACGACGAGTCCGACGCCCAGGCCGCGCTCGCCTTCATCGCCGCCGATGAAGTGCTGACCATCGACATTGCCCCGGCGGTATCGGGCCTGGCCAAGCAGATCGGCGAGCTGGGTGAGCTGGCCTCGGCACGTCGCGACTTCGTATTGGGCAACACCAAGGCGCGCATGCGCATGCTGGCCCAATACACCGTGGCCAACGCCCGCAACGGACTGGTGATCGGCACCGACCATGCCGCCGAAGCGGTGATGGGCTTCTTTACCAAGTTCGGCGACGGCGCCTGCGACCTCGCGCCGCTCAGCGGCTTGGTCAAAGGCCAGGTACGCCGGATCGCCGAACGCCTTGGCGCCCCGGCTGCAGTGTTCTCCAAGGTGCCGACCGCCGACCTGGAAGACGAACGCCCAGGCATTCCGGACGAGCAGGTGCACGGCGTCAGCTACGACGATATCGACGCCTTCCTGCAGGAAAAACCGGTCAGCGACACGGCGTACCAGGCCATCGTGCAGACCTACGACAAGACCCAGCACAAGCGTGAGCTGCCGCTGGTGCCTTGA
- a CDS encoding MATE family efflux transporter yields MFRDAWRHAPTHRKVWALAAPMILSNLSVPLVALVDTAVVGHLPHAHQLGAVAVGSSLYILIVGVLGFLRMGTTGFAAQACGRGDGGALRQVLVQGLLLAALLAALLGVLAIPFSGLALGLMNPSAELDGLTRDFLHTRLLGLSAALANYALIGWLLGAQNARAPLVMLLVTNLLNIVLSLWFVLGLHWEVVGAARAAVLAEWGGLLVGLTLARRALRRHPGSTRWAAMAQWQSWRALLAVNRDIFLRSLALQAVFLLITIQGARLGDATVAANALLLNGLLITAYALDGLAHAVEALCGHAIGARDRLALKRSLIVAGLWSLMASLLFALAFALGGHLFVNLQTDIAAVRETAGHYLPYLALLPLFAVWSYLLDGLFIGATRAREMRNAMLVALAIGLPIALALQGFGNHGLWIAFLTFMALRGLALGALAWRLAQRDQWIAAPGS; encoded by the coding sequence ATGTTCCGTGATGCCTGGCGCCACGCGCCGACCCACCGCAAGGTCTGGGCGCTGGCGGCGCCGATGATCCTTTCCAACCTGTCCGTGCCGCTGGTGGCGCTGGTCGACACCGCGGTGGTCGGCCACCTGCCCCACGCCCATCAGCTGGGCGCCGTGGCGGTGGGCAGCAGCCTGTACATCCTGATCGTCGGGGTGTTGGGTTTTCTGCGCATGGGCACAACCGGCTTCGCTGCACAGGCCTGCGGGCGCGGCGACGGCGGCGCGCTGCGCCAGGTGCTGGTGCAGGGCCTATTGCTCGCCGCGCTGCTGGCGGCATTGCTCGGCGTCCTGGCGATTCCCTTCAGTGGCCTGGCACTGGGCCTGATGAACCCGTCGGCCGAACTCGACGGCCTGACCCGGGACTTTCTGCACACGCGCCTGCTCGGCTTGTCCGCAGCACTGGCCAACTACGCGCTGATCGGCTGGCTGCTCGGCGCCCAGAACGCGCGGGCGCCGTTGGTGATGCTGCTGGTCACCAACCTGCTGAACATCGTGCTGTCGCTGTGGTTCGTGCTCGGGCTGCACTGGGAAGTGGTCGGCGCCGCCCGCGCCGCGGTGCTGGCCGAATGGGGCGGGTTGCTGGTCGGCCTGACGCTGGCGCGGCGCGCGCTGCGTCGCCACCCGGGTAGCACACGCTGGGCGGCGATGGCTCAGTGGCAGAGCTGGCGCGCGCTTCTGGCGGTGAACCGCGATATCTTCCTGCGCTCCCTGGCGCTGCAGGCGGTGTTTCTGCTGATCACCATCCAGGGCGCGCGCCTCGGCGACGCCACGGTGGCGGCCAACGCCCTGCTGCTCAACGGCCTGTTGATCACCGCCTATGCGCTGGACGGTCTGGCCCATGCGGTCGAAGCGCTGTGCGGCCATGCCATCGGCGCGCGGGATCGTCTGGCGCTCAAGCGCAGCCTGATCGTCGCCGGTCTCTGGTCGCTAATGGCCAGCCTGCTGTTCGCCCTGGCCTTTGCGTTGGGCGGCCACCTGTTCGTCAACCTGCAAACGGATATCGCCGCGGTACGCGAGACCGCCGGCCACTACCTGCCCTACCTCGCCCTGCTGCCGCTGTTCGCGGTGTGGAGCTACCTGCTCGACGGCCTGTTTATCGGCGCCACCCGTGCCCGCGAAATGCGCAACGCAATGCTCGTCGCCCTGGCCATCGGCCTGCCGATTGCCCTGGCGCTGCAGGGCTTCGGCAACCACGGCCTGTGGATCGCCTTTCTGACCTTTATGGCGCTGCGCGGCCTGGCCTTGGGGGCCCTGGCCTGGCGGCTGGCGCAGCGTGATCAGTGGATTGCGGCGCCGGGTAGTTGA
- a CDS encoding isochorismatase family protein — protein MKIATFDVDAQKGFTSLCPDELPVPGGHEIAASLNDMARRGTLRLGSKDAHTPQALWVVEGHDQMLKPLSHANADLTWVSHCVPGTPGFELLDTLPAPIDYDFFVWKGVEPDLHPYGACYHDLAGKRSTGVIEYLKVAGVKAVVVGGLALDFCVKNTALQLRSAGLEVLLYLPACRAISEAGATQTIEQMRAQGIIICADSGALDSELARLEESDHE, from the coding sequence ATGAAGATCGCCACGTTCGATGTCGATGCGCAGAAGGGCTTCACCAGCCTATGCCCCGATGAGTTGCCGGTGCCCGGCGGCCATGAAATCGCCGCGTCGCTCAACGACATGGCGCGTCGTGGCACCCTGCGCCTGGGCAGCAAGGACGCCCACACGCCACAGGCCCTGTGGGTGGTCGAAGGCCACGACCAGATGCTCAAGCCCCTGAGCCACGCCAACGCTGACCTGACCTGGGTCAGCCACTGTGTGCCGGGCACGCCGGGCTTCGAGCTGCTCGACACGCTGCCCGCGCCAATCGACTATGACTTCTTCGTCTGGAAAGGTGTCGAACCCGATCTGCACCCTTACGGCGCCTGCTACCACGACCTGGCCGGCAAGCGCAGCACGGGCGTGATCGAATACCTGAAAGTAGCGGGCGTTAAGGCCGTGGTGGTCGGTGGCCTGGCCCTGGATTTCTGCGTGAAGAACACCGCGCTGCAACTGCGTAGCGCCGGCCTCGAGGTGTTGCTGTATCTTCCGGCGTGCCGGGCCATTTCCGAAGCCGGCGCGACGCAAACCATCGAACAGATGCGCGCGCAGGGCATCATCATCTGCGCCGATAGCGGAGCGCTCGACAGCGAGCTGGCCCGCCTCGAGGAGAGTGACCATGAGTGA